A single window of Papaver somniferum cultivar HN1 unplaced genomic scaffold, ASM357369v1 unplaced-scaffold_139, whole genome shotgun sequence DNA harbors:
- the LOC113335301 gene encoding uncharacterized protein LOC113335301 produces MKEWWLSFSFDGSPCFVLAKNMQALKEKLKAWNRDVFGRIDNLVQVNLVTNQTLDAKMVMDPDNVQLVNDKTDANAEFKRLAKMHSDFWKQRANINWVEDFENNTHFFHKYASAKQRGDSFVVSRVISRKVFLKTQLDGLAFPSISTEEAQSLEVVFSEEEVHKAICDLRKDKAPGPDGMPIFVISKSWEFMESDILKVMDQLYTRKTIDCRLKSTFFVLIPKVQDLENVTDFRPISLMSSINKIMSKVIATRLKSVLPKLVSHQQSAYVEGRQIMDNAIIANECINSAQISHEAGILGKIDFQKVYDNVAWSFLDYVLQRMGFEFKGAEAGGSPIPFLFLLTAESLNLMFVKAEMVGWLNGFEIIPGCQKITHLQFADDTPVFLKNDQQSIVHLRNILIWFEIISGLKVNFHKTALMPVGEVLNLDSLAASMGCRTQNLPTSYLGLPLGEPYRSNIKWIKIIEIFEARLSAWKSKSLSKGGKLTLIISELSSLPIYFFSIFAAPMNIIKNLERIIHNFLWDGGPDDKKYHPVDWEHLVKPKSLGGLGIKQLHFMNIALLMKWVWKFSDGDAALWKQLIEQKYDLALLGWNTKYPKQAYGCSIWRGHAPLSERFPTSFNASASKTSTVAQVYNNSSQNWNLGITRRVHDNVIRDIAALLYLFEESNLSPNSNCDTRVRKNSQQEGDFSVKKCYTWLIQAKISEEDRTCVHPKRIWSKCRPPKLIKENKTDTLLWRYVRGPVDAKEFVKYRVNGFVFSPKYHEEIVVSQDSGVCMTTNTTFRSKKGDKNPKNVLTKWYGVVNQIFELDYGQFTEVVFYCEWVKAGSGSKICLKLTVYSMYISS; encoded by the exons ATGAAGGAATGGTGGTTATCCTTTAGTTTTGATGGGTCTCCTTGTTTTGTTCTTGCTAAGAATATGCAGGCtctgaaagagaaactcaaagcaTGGAACCGGGATGTCTTTGGCAGGATTGATAATTTGGTTCAGGTGAATTTAGTTACAAATCAAACCTTGGATGCCAAGATGGTTATGGATCCGGATAATGTTCAACTAGTGAATGATAAAACTGATGCTAATGCTGAATTCAAAAGACTTGCAAAAATGCATAGTGATTTTTGGAAGCAACGTGCTAACATCAATTGGGTTGAAGATTTTGAAAACAACACCCATTTTTTTCATAAGTATGCTTCGGCGAAACAAAGGG GAGATAGTTTCGTAGTATCAAGGGTTATTTCAAGAAAAGTTTTTCTCAAGACCCAGCTTGACGGTCTTGCTTTTCCTTCTATCTCTACCGAAGAGGCTCAGTCTCTTGAAGTCGTATTTTCTGAAGAGGAAGTTCACAAAGCCATTTGCGATCTCAGAAAGGATAAAGCCCCCGGACCTGATGGTATGCCAATTTTCGTTATTTCCAAGTCGTGGGAGTTCATGGAAAGTGACATTTTAAAGGTTATGGACCAGCTGTACACTCGCAAGACCATTGATTGTAGACTGAAATCCACCTTTTTTGTTCTGATTCCCAAGGTCCAAGATCTCGAAAACGTCACCGACTTCAGACCCATTAGTCTTATGAGCAGTATTAACAAGATTATGTCTAAAGTTATTGCTACAAGGCTAAAATCTGTCCTTCCCAAGTTAGTCAGTCACCAACAGTCTGCTTATGTAGAGGGCAGACAAATAATGGACAACGCCATCATTGCAAATGAGTGTATTAACTCGGCTCAAATATCCCATGAAGCTGGCATCTTGGGTAAAATAGATTTTCAGAAGGTGTATGACAATGTTGCGTGGTCCTTTCTTGACTATGTGCTTCAAAGAATGGGTTTCG AGTTCAAAGGGGCTGAGGCAGGGGGATCCCCTATCCCATTTTTATTTCTACTTACTGCTGAATCTCTCAATCTTATGTTCGTCAAGGCAGAAATGGTTGGGTGGCTCAACGGTTTTGAAATTATCCCCGGATGCCAGAAAATCACCCATCTACAATTTGCGGATGATACTCCGGTGTTTCTTAAGAATGATCAGCAAAGTATAGTTCACTTACGCAACATTCTCATTTGGTTTGAGATAATCTCAGGGCTCAAGGTGAACTTTCATAAAACTGCACTTATGCCTGTTGGTGAGGTGCTGAACTTGGACTCCTTAGCTGCCTCGATGGGTTGCAGAACTCAGAACTTGCCAACGTCTTATTTGGGCCTTCCTCTTGGTGAACCTTATAGATCAAACATCAAATGGATTAAAATAATTGAAATATTTGAAGCTCGCTTATCTGCTTGGAAGTCCAAATCTCTCTCGAAAGGAGGTAAATTAACTTTGATTATTTCAGAACTCTCATCTCTTCCTATCTATTTCTTTTCGATCTTTGCTGCTCCTATGAATATCATAAAGAATCTGGAAAGAATCATTCACAATTTCCTATGGGATGGAGGACCTGATGACAAGAAATACCACCCTGTTGATTGGGAACATCTGGTGAAGCCGAAATCTCTTGGTGGGTTAGGCATCAAACAATTACATTTTATGAATATAGCCTTACTAATGAAATGGGTATGGAAATTTAGTGATGGTGATGCGGCCCTCTGGAAACAATTGATAGAACAAAAGTACGACCTTGCACTTTTAGGTTGGAATACCAAGTATCCTAAACAAGCCTATGGGTGTAGCATATGGAGAG GTCATGCGCCGCTATCCGAACGATTTCCTACTTCTTTCAATGCGTCAGCGTCAAAAACATCAACTGTAGCTCAAGTCTACAACAATTCATCCCAGAACTGGAATTTGGGTATCACTCGCAGAGTCCACGATAATGTCATCAGGGATATTGCTGCACTCTTGTATCTTTTTGAAGAATCCAATTTGTCCCCCAATAGCAATTGTGATACCAGAGTTCGGAAGAATTCACAACAAGAAGGTGATTTCTCCGTTAAGAAATGTTACACTTGGCTAATTCAGGCCAAAATTTCAGAAGAAGACCGAACTTGTGTGCATCCAAAAAGAATTTGGTCGAAATGCCGGCCTCctaag ctgataaaagaaaataaaacggaTACATTGTTGTGGCGATATGTAAGAGGTCCTGTTGATGCGAAAGAGTTTGTTAAGTACCGGGTGAATGGGTTTGTTTTCTCTCCCAAGTATCATGAAGAAATAGTTGTTAGTCAAGACAGTGGTGTTTGCATGACAACAAACACCACATTTAGGAGCAAGAAAGgcgataaaaatcccaaaaatgtaTTGACCAAGTGGTATGGGGTTGTTAATCAAATATTTGAGTTGGACTATGGTCAATTTACTGAGGTTGTGTTTTACTGTGAATGGGTGAAAGCGGGAAGTGGGAGCAAAATTTGTCTAAAACTCACAGTCTACAGCATGTACATCAGTTCATAA
- the LOC113335169 gene encoding uncharacterized protein LOC113335169, with translation MQLNCQFIHSVLSTDMEALQNLTAECDLDSKQGSDYGEKEVVEGNVLMLEWLAGWFLCVSVLAVVLLYLEVSCWLCCLYAHLNFMSRLNFVGGPMCWNTRTFSASAVGEAFCNGQTSHVSETDRVDRSLLVTEFGYEHDDAWETNIYLNNLLISAGSCVLNAKRRNYMNW, from the exons ATGCAGCTGAATTGCCAGTTCATTCATAGTGTATTG AGTACTGATATGGAAGCGCTTCAAAATTTAACTGCTGAATGTGATTTGGATTCAAAACAG GGGTCTGATTATGGTGAGAAAGAAGTGGTGGAAGGGAATGTGTTAATGTTGGAGTGGTTGGCTGGCTGGTTCTTGTGTGTGTCTGTGTTGGCGGTGGTACTCTTGTACCTGGAGGTTAGCTGCTGGTTGTGTTGTCTTTATGCGCATCTCAACTTCATGTCCAGGTTGAATTTTGTTGGAGGTCCTATGTGTTGGAATACCCGTACATTTTCTGCATCAGCCG TTGGCGAGGCCTTCTGTAATGGACAGACAAGCCATGTTAGCGAAACTGATCGG GTGGATAGATCTCTTCTAGTGACTGAATTTGGATATGAACATGATGATGCATGGGAAACAAATATATATTTAAATAATTTACTGATATCAGCAGG GTCTTGCGTATTGAATGCCAAACGCCGGAATTACATGAACTGGTAA